The Fusarium oxysporum f. sp. lycopersici 4287 chromosome 6, whole genome shotgun sequence DNA segment ATCGGTTCTGGATGGGGTCTTATGGATGGCTTGGAGTCGTTCGATGAATCATTTTCACAAATCAGGGAAATTTGCGGCACAAGCAAGACGATGCCGATCTTGCAGCACCAGGGAATGTCGTCGCTCACAAGGCGGAAAGGAAAGCCCAACATCGAGCTACCAGTTGCCCTTGGGAGGAACAGGCACAGATGCGGCTTCCCAGGGTGCGGTCGCGAATACCGAAGAATCGAGCATCTGAAACGTCATATCAAAAGGTAAGTAGGCCTCGAGCATCAGACCTTCCTCTATACACATGTTTGCTCCGAGTGGTGATGCTGAGAAATTCTATATTAGCTATCATACCGAGTATCCCGAAACTTTCTCTTGCGAGTTTTGTGGGAAAAGCGATTTCAGCCGCGGTGACAACCTGAGAATCCATCGAAAGCTACACGCACGTCAGCCAAGCGGCAAGGCTAGAGTTCAATTTGTTCCTGAAGCAGCTGTGATTCTTGAAGAGGAGATGCGAAGTAAGGAGGCGAGGGTGACTGCTGTCAACTCCTCGTACGAGACTGAGGTGTGATCCTACATGTGTTTGATAGGTGAAGCATCGACATTTCACAGCACTGCTAAGTATTCCCGTAATCTCATGAATCTCGCATGGACACTGGCCAACGATAGGGGAGGTTTGGGCAGGATAGGTGCCTGTGCTGAGTAATGCTGAGCAGATACGCTTTGATCCCTCTCTACATCGTTACTCTTCTAGGAAACCCCatctattataaaatatagGAGCAGAAAGTTGATAGAACTGCTATCTACAACACTTCGTTCTTACACTAATCCCCTGTTTCTGTAATCTGTAGAATATTCTCTCCTTTTCTTTAATTTAGTTTAGAAGCTATATTACACTTGTGTCCCTATGCTACTATATAAGAGGCTCATAAACTCTATTTGTATTATATACCTAACGGGGTTAAGTGGAACTTATATTGTGGAAGATGTgtaaatattaataaccAGTATCCTGCACGGTAAGCGAACCAGACAGGCAAACCGACCAGATCCAAATCCCTCATACTACATCACCCCTATCTGACTAATCGATTCTCGACCATGTAACGTGTCGTATTCTAACAGGTAGACTGATAGgcttcttgcacttcaggcCGATTAGGTATACCCAAATTACGTCTACGACGAGTCGCAAGGATCTTTGACATCAACCATCAGAGGCTCTTTGATCTGAAGAACGGTATACAGGCGCGCAGCGATTGTATCCAAAACTCGTGGACAGTAAGTGGTCTGGAACAGGTTATAGTTCAGTATATACTTCCTTCCCGGTACCATGATATTGAATAAATGGCGAATCGACTACTTGTTGACCACGATCCGTTACCAGTTAGCAATTGCTGGGCTCTCAATCGTTTTAAGCGGCAATCAGAGCTTAAGATATGTCTCCagcggagatatgactatgAAATATCCAGATATTAAGATTGGACTATTATTCGCAATTAGTTCAGGCTTGGACAGAACGTAATTTCGATGTATGGCATCTAATCAGATGATGTCAAGAACTTTGGCGAGACCAACTTTATTATACGCGGTATCTCAGctatatagtaattatcAGTTTGAAGAGGCGCGAAAACAGAAATCAATGCAGCCTGGAAACTGGAAATGGGTTGCAGCAACCTAAGCGATGAATGCAGAAGGTCGGGTAATGGGATCTATTTATCGTGGTTGCAGGCCAATATCACTTTGCCAATAGGGCTACTGTCACGACTTAAAATGACCGGACAGATAACAAGACCGGCCTTGACGGGTCAAAGCACTTTGACTGATGCACAAGCAACCGATCAGTTGGCCCCTATCATATTTTGATGCTcgatggccacgaaagtcCCCACTCTGCCGACTTCGATATATACTGCGAGGAAAATAGTATCTCCAAGCTCTGTATGCTACTTCGTTCTTCCCACTTGCTTCAGCCGCTGGATgtcgggtgctttgggccgccGAAAATGGCGTATGTTCGAGTAAGAAGCCATTTGCTCAGATGGTCCATAGTCCATATCTCCAAGACCGAATTCTTTTATATCCCTTTTCAAGCCACTATGACTGAGAAGGGTATTAAGCCCCCGATTGCCGCTAAGCAAGCTTCACTTTGTAAATATGCTCAACTATGGTTGTAGAGCAGGGATTTCGGCTTGACATTGACTAGAATCGTGCCAAGAAACTATGGCAGCGGAAAGCAGACTGCCGTGTGGTAGGCAAAAGTCCGCTCACTCGCCGGGGAACATGTTCCTAGGGGCATGGCTCCATGCTGAGTTCAGAGCGCAAGgaaataactataaataggaTTCTCCACTATCAAACGAAACTTGTTGGCTCAGGATCACTCACGACTATGGGTCCAGTCCAGCGATCGGCCTACATCCTGAATACTACATAAGAAACTTTTTGTACGCTTGCGGGATAGCCACGTAGACACGGCACTACCTCATCGGTGATAGAGGAGTAGTTTAGAAATAACGAAATGGTATGACTAGCTATCATTTGTCGATGTATGGACATGAGTatcgagaaaagaaaaatagaTCACGGGCCGACTAAGATCCTTGGCTATTAGTCTCATTACTATAATGCACCCAACTCACCTTTGAACACCTTTCGGAAGTGATGTAGTAGTAGTAATTGTTCTGGCAGATACGCCACTCATAAGGCAGTCAATCACACAGAGAGGAAGGTGGGCCTAAATGACACTACGGGAGAAGTCCTCTCAAGGAAACATTGTTTCATCAATCGTTCCTTGCCGTGCCCATAGGGTACAAGGCCCGAGCTTGATCTTTGTGGAATACGTGATTTAAAGCTCGTATTCTATAAATATCTCTTACCACTTGTTAGGATTTGACAAGAAAGTCAGTCACGAGACTCCTAGCAATTGGACTGACCCTTGGAGAGAAAACAAAGCAGCTCGAACATATGACCCATCAGTGCATCGAGCGTACAAGGCTCACTAATTGTACAACTAAACGTATAATGAAAGTTTACCACATCAAATATCCTAAATAAAGCCTCGAAGAAGGAGAATAAACATACTATTTTGACAAGGCATGTCTTGGGGTACAATGTGGCACACGACTACCTCGCGAACGATGGGACCGCCAAAGAACTGTAGTGAGTCAAGGTAAGACTGGCAAAGGACGCAGGTTACGTGGTATGTCTGGTATTTGGACCCAGGCCACAACCAGGAAACAGTTGTGCATATTCCTTGTTGTAGGGACAGTTGCTTACATATGCTAGACTATTCGNNNNNNNNNNNNNNNNNNNNNNNNNNNNNNNNNNNNNNNNNNNNNNNNNNNNNNNNNNNNNNNNNNNNNNNNNNNNNNNNNNNNNNNNNNNNNNNNNNNNNNNNNNNNNNNNNNNNNNNNNNNNNNNNNNNNNNNNNNNNNNNNNNNNNNNNNNNNNNNNNNNNNNNNNNNNNNNNNNNNNNNNNNNNNNNNNNNNNNNNNNNNNNNNNNNNNNNNNNNNNNNNNNNNNNNNNNNNNNNNNNNNNNNNNNNNNNNNNNNNNNNNNNNNNNNNNNNNNNNNNNNNNNNNNNNNNNNNNNNNNNNNNNNNNNNNNNNNNNNNNNNNNNNNNNNNNNNNNNNNNNNNNNNNNNNNNNNNNNNNNNNNNNNNNNNNNNNNNNNNNNNNNNNNNNNNNNNNNNNNNNNNNNNNNNNNNNNNNNNNNNNNNNNNNNNNNNNNNNNNNNNNNNNNNNNNNNNNNNNNNNNNNNNNNNNNNNNNNNNNNNNNNNNNNNNNNNNNNNNNNNNNNNNNNNNNNNNNNNNNNNNNNNNNNNNNNNNNNNNNNNNNNNNNNNNNNNNNNNNNNNNNNNNNNNNNNNNNNNNNNNNNNNNNNNNNNNNNNNNNNNNNNNNNNNNNNNNNNNNNNNNNNNNNNNNNNNNNNNNNNNNNNNNNNNNNNNNNNNNNNNNNNNNNNNNNNNNNNNNNNNNNNNNNNNNNNNNNNNNNNNNNNNNNNNNNNNNNNNNNNNNNNNNNNNNNNNNNNNNNNNNNNNNNNNNNNNNNNNNNNNNNNNNNNNNNNNNNNNNNNNNNNNNNNNNNNNNNNNNNNNNNNNNNNNNNNNNNNNNNNNNNNNNNNNNNNNNNNNNNNNNNNNNNNNNNNNNNNNNNNNNNNNNNNNNNNNNNNNNNNNNNNNNNNNNNNNNNNNNNNNNNNNNNNNNNNNNNNNNNNNNNNNNNNNNNNNNNNNNNNNNNNNNNNNNNNNNNNNNNNNNNNNNNNNNNNNNNNNNNNNNNNNNNNNNNNNNNNNNNNNNNNNNNNNNNNNNNNNNNNNNNNNNNNNNNNNNNNNNNNNNNNNNNNNNNNNNNNNNNNNNNNNNNNNNNNNNNNNNNNNNNNNNNNNNNNNNNNNNNNNNNNNNNNNNNNNNNNNNNNNNNNNNNNNNNNNNNNNNNNNNNNNNNNNNNNNNNNNNNNNNNNNNNNNNNNNNNNNNNNNNNNNNNNNNNNNNNNNNNNNNNNNNNNNNNNNNNNNNNNNNNNNNNNNNNNNNNNNNNNNNNNNNNNNNNNNNNTCTTCTTCACTACTTGGCACAACCGATTTTAATCTTCCTTTATCGCCCTTCACAAATTTTGGGACAATCGGCCAAGAACGGCCCTTGCCCTATCAAATGGTCTCAGAAGTTGATAGTTGGAGCCCTTCGACAAATATCAACCAGGTTCCTGGCACCATAACTACTATCAACTGATCTCCAATGCCCAACAAGCATTCAGAGAAACGGATTGAAAAGCTTAAGATCCTGAAAGACCTTTCGAGGGCGAGGCATTGAGTGCGTGTACTTTCCATGGATGGGAGCAGGCTGAATGATAGTTTACTGGGAAGGCAGGCGTTCATTGGTTCGGGGAGTTGAGGGAGTAACTGTATCATTTATTGATGTTCCTTATTTGCTCTTATAGCGAAACATTATAACCACCAATCCTTTCTCATTTTCTCTAACCATCATTTTCCCTGGGGTTCGTAAACATCGAAATCCGTTGCCGACCAGTGATGAACGATAGATTGCAATGGACATATGATACGATGGTTCTATTCGTGTTTCTTATAGACATGATCTTGAAGGTTCTGACATCGTCACCATCATGAGCCCTTATCAGCTCTGCGCGGCTTCCACAATATTTGTATGTCGTATTGGGTCACTTATAGTTATGGGCCATGGCGTGGTGTGGCGGCGCTCAAATTGACTTGCTATTACTAACATCTTCGAGAGCAAAGCGGAatgaagatggctaaacTGGAAAGAATAATGCGACAATGGAAAGTCCTCAGCGAGAGAAGGGCAATAAGTAGAGATGTGTGTAATCTTACCTTCAGAAATCTTCAGCCGTTGGcctaccgggcgtaatagacttGTGTAGATGTGTAACTTTGCGTTTAACCACTGCGCCAGGGGGCAGGCCACTAGAATAACTATCCAATATCGGTACGTGGAAGTATGGCTATTAGACTCT contains these protein-coding regions:
- a CDS encoding hypothetical protein (At least one base has a quality score < 10) encodes the protein MIMRIDTQNTAMPWDPHLTPINSPTNIFPNAWNNQATDQELPCQYSIGEDFPAFHAPSQPVIESQQVMLGPHELPDLPQLSVQPLMSPADLTHHSKVAGYDSPTSHLFASPIWPPDESVYTGSPEFLNVANEINIGSGWGLMDGLESFDESFSQIREICGTSKTMPILQHQGMSSLTRRKGKPNIELPVALGRNRHRCGFPGCGREYRRIEHLKRHIKSYHTEYPETFSCEFCGKSDFSRGDNLRIHRKLHARQPSGKARVQFVPEAAVILEEEMRSKEARVTAVNSSYETEV